Proteins encoded by one window of Rhodobacteraceae bacterium IMCC1335:
- a CDS encoding CPBP family intramembrane metalloprotease, whose amino-acid sequence MSDRLFHPSVFGNRSQIWRICLGLFLIVIIYFSSSFGWFIALDRLAQIRLEGLGSTPADLAALLFSFFFIWLGIALVCRWLHRHPLHALYGPTYKINWQHFLIGAGLAFATAIISETSISIVSWYFFDPSSQANPNITATLWLRWVIPISALIFVQIGAEEMLFRGYLLQHIRARGGRFWWSIFLPSFLFGMLHFDFPIFGVNAFFYMLHTSVAGIILCLVTLKTGNLGAALGLHFGVNALMLIFGLEGHLDGMSLFVIQLDPKGAQAALSFLIFTLFEGLAFLIWLRWINQKRGQAFVVENLPP is encoded by the coding sequence ATGTCAGACAGGCTGTTCCACCCCTCTGTTTTTGGCAATAGATCGCAGATCTGGCGTATATGTTTGGGCCTTTTTTTGATCGTAATCATCTATTTCTCTTCTAGCTTTGGTTGGTTTATAGCGCTTGATCGCCTGGCACAGATACGGCTCGAAGGGCTGGGCAGCACACCTGCAGATTTAGCCGCTCTCTTATTTTCTTTTTTCTTCATTTGGCTGGGCATCGCGCTGGTGTGCCGCTGGCTGCATCGCCACCCTCTGCATGCGCTTTATGGGCCCACCTATAAGATCAATTGGCAGCATTTTCTTATTGGTGCTGGCCTCGCCTTTGCCACGGCCATCATCAGTGAAACCAGCATCTCTATTGTTTCTTGGTATTTCTTTGACCCCTCGAGCCAAGCAAACCCCAATATTACCGCAACGCTTTGGCTCCGATGGGTTATCCCCATATCTGCTCTGATTTTTGTGCAGATCGGGGCAGAAGAAATGCTGTTTCGTGGCTATTTACTACAGCATATCCGCGCCAGAGGCGGGCGCTTCTGGTGGTCAATTTTTCTGCCCTCATTCCTCTTTGGCATGTTGCATTTTGATTTTCCTATTTTTGGCGTGAATGCTTTTTTTTACATGTTACACACAAGCGTGGCAGGTATAATTTTATGCCTTGTCACGCTAAAAACGGGTAATTTAGGGGCGGCCCTTGGCCTTCATTTTGGAGTAAACGCGTTAATGCTGATCTTTGGGCTTGAAGGGCATTTAGATGGCATGTCGCTCTTCGTGATACAGCTCGATCCAAAAGGGGCGCAAGCCGCTTTAAGCTTTTTGATCTTCACGCTATTCGAAGGTCTGGCATTTCTGATCTGGTTGCGTTGGATCAATCAAAAGCGCGGGCAGGCCTTTGTTGTAGAAAACCTCCCGCCTTAG
- a CDS encoding GNAT family N-acetyltransferase translates to MIRPYHNVMQALEQTWPCARQYELGPWRIFQSDGGGKRVCATRLAFDQISASARQIDGAEQALRDLNQPLLFHIDEGQSELDKALEKRGYHLVDPTDLLAQPLADLCDQALPKTTLFEIWPPLIIQKDIWAAGGVGPQRMNVMNRATEAKTSLLIRWKGRAAGTAYLASHGAVIMVHALIISSEQRGQGLAKWAMRKAALWGQSQGCSVLAVACTKENSVAQNLYSSLGMKHVGHYHYRLKGDLR, encoded by the coding sequence GTGATACGCCCATATCATAACGTCATGCAGGCGCTGGAACAAACCTGGCCATGCGCACGGCAATACGAGCTTGGCCCGTGGCGGATATTCCAATCGGATGGTGGCGGAAAACGCGTTTGTGCCACGCGTTTGGCCTTCGATCAGATTTCAGCCAGCGCACGACAAATTGATGGGGCTGAGCAGGCACTGCGCGATTTGAACCAACCGCTTTTGTTTCATATTGATGAGGGGCAAAGCGAGCTAGATAAAGCACTTGAAAAACGTGGCTATCACCTTGTTGATCCCACCGATCTATTGGCACAACCGTTGGCCGATTTATGCGATCAAGCGCTCCCAAAAACCACCTTATTCGAGATTTGGCCCCCTTTGATCATCCAAAAAGATATTTGGGCGGCCGGCGGGGTTGGCCCGCAACGTATGAATGTTATGAACCGTGCAACAGAGGCTAAAACCAGCCTTCTGATCCGCTGGAAGGGGCGTGCGGCGGGCACTGCATATTTAGCCAGTCATGGGGCTGTGATCATGGTGCATGCGCTCATCATTTCATCCGAGCAGCGCGGACAGGGCCTAGCGAAATGGGCGATGCGCAAAGCCGCATTATGGGGTCAAAGTCAGGGCTGCTCCGTTTTGGCTGTGGCCTGCACAAAAGAAAATTCCGTAGCACAAAACCTTTATTCTTCACTCGGGATGAAACATGTGGGACACTACCATTATCGTTTGAAAGGGGATCTTCGATGA
- a CDS encoding NAD(P)-binding protein, with translation MSAEYPSIFTPLDLGFTTLKNRILMGSMHTNLEETHDWDRVAEFYAERARGGVSLMVTGGIAPNKEGGVFPNAAGLCSEEDIANHKIVTQRVHAAGGKIAMQILHAGRYAYSADCVAPSAVKSPISPFIPQELDEAGIEKQISDIAATALRAKQAGYDGVEIMGSEGYFLNQFLVTHTNKRSDRWGGSYENRMRLPVEVVKRVRAAVGSAFILIYRLSMIDLIPNGSTHDEVVQLAQAVEKAGANILNTGIGWHEARIPTIATSVPRAAFAWVTKKLMGKTSIPIITSNRINTPEVAEDLISSGCADMVSLARPFLADPNFVAKAAAGKAAEIAPCIACNQACLDHTFSGKISSCLVNPRACFEKELAIKPALQPKKLAIVGAGPAGLSCAMTAAQCGHHVTVFDKSDRIGGQLNLAKQVPGKEEFWGLVDWFQTMMTLLKVDMRLEHEARVGDFDGFDEVIIATGVSPRDPAIPGQTGRNVHSYIDVLSGKAKIGDKAIVIGAGGIGFDVSEYLLHAPGDSLTESLPDWMREWGVGDPEETQGGLAADGPQPGAPARAVTLVQRKAEKHGKRLGKTTGWIHRSALHMKGVEMIGGVNYEEITEQGLRVSFGAARETPRMIEADDIILCAGQEPERSLADILLQQGRAAHVIGGADVAAELDAKRAIDQGVRLALSL, from the coding sequence ATGTCTGCTGAATATCCATCCATTTTTACCCCGTTAGATCTTGGTTTCACAACGTTGAAAAACCGCATTTTGATGGGGTCGATGCATACCAATCTTGAAGAAACGCATGACTGGGATCGTGTGGCTGAATTTTACGCTGAACGCGCAAGGGGCGGCGTGTCTTTGATGGTTACGGGTGGGATTGCGCCAAATAAAGAGGGTGGTGTGTTTCCAAACGCGGCCGGCCTTTGTTCAGAGGAAGATATAGCGAATCATAAGATCGTTACGCAGCGTGTCCATGCGGCAGGTGGCAAAATCGCCATGCAAATTTTACATGCTGGACGCTATGCTTACAGCGCTGATTGCGTGGCGCCTTCGGCGGTGAAATCCCCAATTTCGCCTTTTATTCCCCAAGAGCTTGATGAGGCGGGGATTGAAAAACAAATTTCTGATATTGCCGCCACGGCGCTCCGCGCCAAGCAGGCAGGCTATGATGGCGTGGAAATTATGGGCTCTGAGGGGTATTTCCTAAATCAGTTTTTGGTCACCCATACCAATAAACGCAGCGATCGATGGGGTGGCAGTTATGAGAACCGCATGCGCTTGCCAGTTGAAGTCGTCAAACGTGTGCGTGCCGCAGTTGGCAGCGCGTTTATCTTGATTTACCGCCTGTCGATGATTGATCTTATTCCCAACGGATCGACGCATGATGAAGTGGTGCAATTGGCGCAGGCGGTTGAAAAAGCAGGCGCTAATATCTTGAACACGGGGATCGGTTGGCATGAAGCGCGGATCCCAACCATTGCTACTTCGGTGCCGCGGGCTGCTTTCGCTTGGGTGACTAAAAAGCTGATGGGAAAAACATCGATCCCGATCATCACCAGCAATCGGATAAACACCCCAGAAGTGGCCGAAGATTTGATCTCCAGCGGGTGCGCCGATATGGTCAGCTTGGCGCGACCGTTTTTAGCGGATCCGAATTTTGTCGCTAAAGCTGCGGCTGGCAAAGCCGCCGAGATTGCCCCTTGCATCGCGTGCAACCAAGCTTGTTTGGATCACACGTTCAGCGGAAAAATCAGCTCTTGTTTGGTAAATCCAAGGGCCTGCTTTGAAAAAGAATTGGCCATTAAGCCTGCGCTCCAACCAAAAAAACTGGCGATTGTGGGCGCTGGGCCGGCGGGTCTATCCTGCGCGATGACGGCTGCGCAATGTGGGCATCACGTGACTGTATTTGACAAATCAGACCGCATTGGCGGCCAGTTGAACTTGGCCAAACAAGTTCCAGGAAAAGAAGAATTCTGGGGCCTTGTGGATTGGTTTCAAACGATGATGACCTTGCTGAAGGTGGATATGCGATTGGAACATGAGGCACGCGTGGGCGATTTTGACGGGTTTGATGAAGTGATTATCGCCACCGGGGTTAGCCCGCGTGATCCTGCGATCCCGGGGCAAACCGGGCGCAATGTGCATTCCTATATTGATGTGCTGAGCGGTAAGGCCAAGATTGGTGACAAAGCGATTGTGATAGGGGCAGGCGGCATTGGTTTTGATGTGTCAGAGTATTTATTGCACGCCCCTGGCGACAGCCTGACGGAGAGCTTGCCAGATTGGATGCGCGAATGGGGGGTTGGAGATCCTGAGGAAACGCAGGGCGGCTTGGCAGCGGATGGCCCGCAACCCGGCGCGCCGGCGCGTGCGGTGACTTTGGTGCAGCGCAAGGCTGAAAAACATGGCAAACGGCTTGGCAAAACAACCGGCTGGATCCATCGATCGGCGCTGCATATGAAAGGCGTGGAAATGATTGGCGGGGTGAATTACGAGGAAATCACCGAACAGGGGTTGCGGGTGTCTTTTGGAGCTGCGCGCGAAACCCCGCGGATGATTGAAGCGGATGATATAATTTTATGTGCGGGCCAAGAGCCCGAGCGCAGCTTAGCCGATATCTTGCTCCAGCAAGGCCGCGCTGCACATGTAATTGGCGGCGCGGATGTTGCCGCCGAATTAGACGCCAAAAGGGCCATCGATCAAGGTGTTCGCCTTGCCTTATCGCTTTAG
- the ilvD gene encoding dihydroxy-acid dehydratase gives MSKFDKSKLPSRHVTEGPSRAPHRSYYYAMGMTEEEIHQPLIGVATCWNEAAPCNIALNRQAQSAKMGVKQALGTPREFTTITVTDGIAMGHEGMRSSLASREAIADTVELTMRGHCYDALVGLAGCDKSLPGMMMAMVRLNVPSVFLYGGSILPGRLDGKDVTVQDVFEAVGQHQAGNLSTCDLEKLEAVACPSAGACGGQFTANTMACVSEAIGLALMNSSGAPAPYESRDQYAEASGRAVMNLLEKNIRARDVVTLKSLENAARVVACTGGSTNAGLHLPAIAHEAGIDFYLEDVCEIFRDTPYFVDLKPGGKYVAKDLYEVGGVPVVMKELRKAGLLHEDCLTASGNSMGEDLDKITREADGRVIYPIATPLTKTGGVVGLKGNLAPEGAIVKVAGMSEEAQVFTGPARVFECEQDAFEAVQNRTYQEGDVFVIRNEGPAGGPGMREMLATTAALSGQGMGKKVALITDGRFSGATRGFCVGHVGPEAAHGGPIALLKDGDMITLNALKGEISVALDEAELAERKAQWTGPRDTIYAAGALWKYSQLVGEIYKGAVTHPGGKAEKHAYMDL, from the coding sequence GTGAGTAAATTCGATAAATCTAAGCTACCAAGCCGTCATGTTACTGAAGGTCCCTCTCGGGCACCGCATCGGTCTTATTATTATGCGATGGGCATGACGGAAGAAGAAATTCATCAACCGCTGATCGGTGTTGCCACCTGCTGGAACGAAGCGGCACCCTGCAATATCGCGCTAAACCGTCAGGCACAATCTGCTAAAATGGGCGTCAAACAAGCGCTGGGTACACCGCGTGAATTCACCACCATCACGGTTACCGATGGGATTGCGATGGGCCATGAGGGGATGCGCAGCTCGCTGGCCAGCCGTGAAGCCATCGCCGATACGGTTGAATTGACGATGCGCGGGCATTGCTATGATGCGCTGGTTGGTTTGGCCGGTTGCGATAAATCTCTGCCTGGAATGATGATGGCGATGGTGCGCTTGAACGTTCCTTCTGTGTTTTTATACGGTGGCTCTATTCTGCCGGGACGTTTGGATGGCAAAGATGTCACAGTGCAGGATGTTTTCGAAGCCGTGGGTCAACATCAGGCGGGCAATCTAAGCACCTGCGATCTTGAAAAGCTGGAAGCTGTAGCCTGCCCCTCGGCAGGGGCCTGTGGTGGGCAATTTACGGCCAATACGATGGCCTGTGTGTCTGAGGCTATTGGTCTTGCGCTGATGAACTCATCCGGTGCTCCCGCCCCGTATGAAAGCCGCGATCAATACGCAGAAGCCTCGGGCCGCGCCGTGATGAACTTGCTTGAAAAGAATATTCGGGCGCGCGATGTGGTAACGTTGAAATCGCTTGAAAACGCCGCGCGGGTTGTCGCATGCACTGGAGGCTCGACCAATGCTGGGCTGCATTTGCCAGCGATTGCACATGAGGCCGGCATTGATTTTTATCTTGAAGATGTGTGCGAGATTTTCCGCGACACACCCTATTTTGTGGATCTTAAGCCGGGCGGAAAATATGTTGCAAAAGATCTTTACGAGGTGGGCGGCGTGCCGGTTGTGATGAAAGAATTGCGCAAAGCCGGTTTGTTGCACGAAGATTGTCTCACCGCATCTGGCAATAGCATGGGGGAAGATTTGGATAAAATCACCCGCGAAGCTGATGGGCGGGTGATTTATCCAATCGCCACTCCGCTGACAAAAACCGGTGGTGTTGTTGGTTTGAAGGGCAATTTGGCGCCCGAAGGCGCGATTGTGAAAGTTGCGGGCATGTCCGAAGAGGCTCAGGTTTTCACCGGGCCTGCGCGCGTATTTGAATGCGAGCAGGATGCGTTTGAGGCTGTTCAAAACCGAACCTATCAGGAAGGCGACGTGTTTGTGATCCGCAATGAAGGGCCTGCTGGCGGCCCAGGCATGCGCGAAATGCTGGCCACAACGGCGGCGCTTTCGGGGCAAGGGATGGGCAAGAAAGTGGCGCTGATCACTGACGGGCGCTTTTCTGGCGCAACGCGGGGTTTTTGCGTTGGGCATGTCGGCCCAGAAGCCGCGCATGGAGGTCCGATCGCTTTGCTGAAAGATGGCGATATGATCACGCTGAACGCGTTGAAGGGTGAAATCAGCGTTGCGCTTGACGAGGCAGAGCTGGCCGAACGCAAGGCCCAATGGACGGGCCCGCGCGATACGATTTATGCCGCAGGTGCGCTTTGGAAATATTCGCAATTGGTCGGAGAAATTTACAAAGGCGCGGTGACCCATCCCGGTGGCAAAGCCGAAAAACACGCGTATATGGATCTGTGA
- a CDS encoding OmpA family protein has protein sequence MMTITPKAVSRFLSALWVQLCLIAPAMAQTPLVLPDPIMEQFSETQAFGQYNMPLDIWKNAALKTRTITGELHKSAWKLPQSLLEINQFAAPILSQLQNMGFNALLDCQSAECGGFDFRFATEVIDPPFMYVDTTRYRFIALQKDEQIKTLLFSKSGNELFLQIIEAGGRILIDTTNLPSAQTNTEMPPKDVDTALRQNGFAILSGLAFDTGSEALGRGPFESLISLAEFLQTEKEVNIILVGHTDNKGSFEMNLALSKRRAQAVAGYLADEFGIDPTRIIVHGVAYLSPVASNNSEAGQRQNKRVEVVLQR, from the coding sequence ATGATGACTATCACGCCCAAAGCCGTTAGCCGCTTCCTGTCCGCCCTTTGGGTTCAGCTTTGCCTGATTGCTCCAGCAATGGCGCAGACGCCGTTGGTTTTGCCAGATCCGATCATGGAACAGTTTTCCGAAACGCAAGCATTTGGCCAATATAATATGCCGCTTGATATTTGGAAAAACGCTGCGCTTAAAACCCGCACCATCACAGGCGAATTACATAAATCCGCGTGGAAACTGCCGCAAAGCCTGCTGGAAATAAACCAATTTGCCGCACCTATTTTAAGCCAGTTGCAAAATATGGGTTTTAACGCGTTACTCGATTGCCAATCCGCTGAGTGTGGGGGGTTTGATTTCCGATTTGCAACAGAGGTGATCGATCCGCCATTTATGTATGTCGATACAACCCGCTACCGGTTTATCGCGCTGCAAAAGGATGAACAAATCAAAACATTGCTTTTCAGCAAATCGGGAAATGAGCTGTTTTTGCAAATCATTGAAGCTGGCGGGCGCATTTTGATAGATACGACAAACTTGCCCAGCGCCCAAACAAACACTGAGATGCCACCCAAAGATGTCGACACCGCGCTGCGCCAAAACGGCTTTGCAATTTTAAGTGGGCTTGCGTTTGACACAGGCTCCGAAGCCTTGGGGCGTGGGCCATTTGAAAGCTTAATCAGCCTGGCTGAATTTCTACAGACTGAAAAAGAAGTAAATATAATCTTGGTTGGCCATACGGATAACAAAGGCTCATTCGAGATGAATTTGGCGCTCTCTAAACGGCGGGCGCAGGCTGTTGCTGGCTATTTGGCAGATGAATTTGGTATTGATCCAACGCGGATTATCGTACATGGCGTTGCGTACTTATCCCCCGTTGCAAGCAATAATAGTGAAGCTGGGCAACGCCAAAACAAACGCGTTGAAGTCGTGCTACAGCGCTAA
- a CDS encoding acetyl-CoA carboxylase carboxyltransferase subunit beta — MNWITNYVRPRINSIFSRREVPENLWTKCTDCGSMLFHRELSENLNVCTQCGHHMGISPRARFESLFDGGIFVDVPVPEPIADPLNFRDQKKYPDRMKAAQKNTGEEEAMLVAEGEIGRTPIIAAAQDFSFMGGSMGMYVGNAIIAAAERAVKLNRPLILFSSAGGARMQEGILSLMQMPRSTVAIQMLKEAGLPYIVVLTHPTTGGVTASYAMLGDVQIAEPNALICFAGPRVIEQTIREKLPEGFQRAEYLLDHGMLDRVTARTEMRDELITIVRLLLGLSPAIKGDLPKPTDPQLEDKSTAAKPKKK, encoded by the coding sequence ATGAATTGGATCACAAACTATGTCCGCCCACGCATAAACTCAATTTTCTCGCGGCGCGAAGTGCCCGAGAACCTCTGGACCAAATGCACCGACTGCGGCAGCATGCTGTTTCACCGCGAGTTGAGCGAAAACCTGAACGTTTGCACCCAATGCGGGCATCATATGGGGATCAGCCCGCGGGCCCGATTTGAAAGTCTGTTTGATGGCGGCATTTTCGTGGATGTACCCGTGCCAGAACCCATCGCCGATCCGCTGAATTTTAGGGATCAGAAAAAATACCCTGACCGTATGAAAGCGGCCCAAAAAAATACCGGCGAAGAAGAAGCAATGCTGGTGGCCGAGGGCGAAATCGGGCGCACGCCCATCATTGCCGCGGCGCAAGATTTTTCTTTTATGGGCGGCTCGATGGGCATGTATGTTGGCAATGCGATCATTGCAGCCGCCGAGCGCGCGGTGAAATTGAACCGTCCGCTTATCCTATTTTCTTCTGCGGGCGGTGCGCGCATGCAAGAAGGTATTCTTAGCTTGATGCAAATGCCGCGCAGCACCGTGGCCATTCAGATGCTCAAGGAAGCAGGGTTGCCATATATTGTGGTACTCACGCATCCCACAACGGGTGGGGTGACCGCATCTTATGCGATGTTGGGGGATGTTCAAATTGCTGAACCAAACGCCTTGATTTGTTTTGCTGGCCCGCGCGTGATCGAACAAACCATTCGTGAAAAGCTACCGGAAGGATTTCAACGGGCTGAATATCTGCTCGATCACGGCATGTTGGATCGCGTGACGGCGCGCACTGAAATGCGCGATGAGTTGATCACAATTGTACGCCTGTTGCTGGGGTTGAGCCCGGCCATTAAAGGCGATTTGCCCAAACCAACGGACCCGCAGCTTGAGGATAAAAGCACTGCGGCAAAGCCTAAGAAAAAATGA
- a CDS encoding peroxidase-related enzyme (This protein belongs to a clade of uncharacterized proteins related to peroxidases such as the alkylhydroperoxidase AhpD.), translating into MTSNPQVTALNLPPMDPLPEATQKYFDVCEEKLGMVPNVLQAHAFDVEKLDAFSGLYNSLMLAPSGLSKLEREMIAVVVSSVNRCFYCLTAHGAAIRTLSKDPILGEMIAMNYRSAPLDPRQRAMLDFAEKITKNSSEIEEVDRQALRDVGFSDRDIWDIANVAGFFNMTNRVASAVDMRPNDDYHAQSR; encoded by the coding sequence ATGACGTCAAACCCGCAGGTTACAGCGCTGAACCTTCCACCCATGGACCCTTTGCCAGAGGCCACGCAAAAATATTTTGATGTATGCGAAGAAAAATTGGGCATGGTGCCAAATGTCTTACAAGCCCATGCGTTTGACGTTGAAAAATTAGATGCTTTTAGCGGCCTTTATAACAGTCTAATGCTTGCCCCCAGCGGCTTAAGCAAATTAGAGCGCGAAATGATCGCTGTCGTCGTTTCTTCGGTGAACCGGTGTTTTTATTGCCTAACCGCTCATGGTGCGGCAATCCGCACTTTGTCCAAAGATCCGATCCTGGGGGAGATGATCGCCATGAATTACCGCAGCGCACCGCTTGATCCACGACAGCGGGCAATGCTCGACTTTGCTGAAAAAATTACAAAGAACAGCTCTGAAATTGAAGAGGTTGATCGCCAAGCCCTGCGCGATGTTGGGTTTAGTGATCGCGATATCTGGGATATTGCCAATGTCGCCGGCTTTTTCAATATGACCAATCGGGTCGCCAGCGCTGTCGATATGCGGCCAAATGATGACTATCACGCCCAAAGCCGTTAG
- a CDS encoding AAA domain-containing protein: protein MAGSKFLENLIAGSSEKIQDVRKHIELAAPFPVSVMAVGPTGSGKELIAKGIHKLSGRSGKFIAVNSAAIPAELLEAELFGYEKGAFTGADKGRKGKVEEAGGGTLFLDEIGDMPLSLQAKLLRVLETKTVQKIGSEKSIPVDFRLVCATHTDIGEMARRGEFRADLLYRIAVYTIANPPLAERVEDIEELITVLSMRLKKTEKKILPVSFEPDAIAFLQQYDWPGNIRELANFLQKCSVLYSGERLGIQKIEPLMPNFHEGVSTLRDQATFWDGALQDQTPSTPFLNTKQTLLEQSRFFAADQPLNLHEFLADVEENLIVAALNETEGNVEKAAGKLGIEPDMLMQKIKQFSLAEKELLAPSDRLL from the coding sequence ATGGCCGGATCAAAATTCCTTGAGAATTTAATCGCAGGATCTTCCGAAAAAATTCAGGATGTGCGCAAACATATTGAGCTTGCCGCCCCATTTCCAGTCAGCGTTATGGCCGTTGGTCCAACCGGATCCGGCAAAGAGCTTATCGCAAAAGGCATTCACAAACTGTCTGGACGCAGCGGAAAATTCATCGCCGTCAACTCTGCTGCGATCCCCGCCGAGCTTTTAGAAGCGGAATTGTTTGGATATGAAAAAGGTGCGTTCACGGGCGCAGACAAGGGTCGCAAAGGCAAAGTAGAAGAAGCCGGAGGTGGCACGCTTTTCCTTGATGAAATCGGGGATATGCCGCTATCACTTCAAGCCAAACTGCTGCGGGTTCTAGAAACCAAGACCGTTCAGAAAATTGGCTCGGAAAAATCCATTCCCGTAGATTTCAGATTGGTTTGTGCAACCCATACGGATATCGGTGAAATGGCCCGACGCGGAGAATTTCGTGCTGATCTTCTTTATAGAATTGCAGTTTACACGATTGCGAACCCTCCCCTGGCGGAGCGCGTTGAAGATATTGAAGAGCTCATCACCGTGCTTTCAATGCGACTAAAGAAAACCGAAAAGAAAATACTACCCGTCAGCTTTGAGCCCGATGCAATTGCTTTTTTACAGCAATATGATTGGCCGGGGAATATTCGCGAACTCGCAAATTTTTTGCAAAAATGTTCGGTTCTTTACAGCGGTGAGCGGCTTGGAATTCAAAAAATTGAGCCGCTCATGCCAAATTTCCATGAAGGCGTTTCGACGCTCAGAGATCAGGCAACCTTTTGGGATGGCGCGCTGCAAGATCAAACACCAAGCACGCCGTTTCTTAATACAAAGCAGACACTGCTTGAACAATCACGGTTTTTTGCGGCAGATCAACCTTTGAACCTGCATGAATTCCTTGCCGATGTTGAAGAGAATTTGATCGTCGCCGCCTTGAACGAAACCGAAGGCAATGTTGAAAAAGCCGCGGGCAAATTGGGCATCGAACCCGATATGCTGATGCAAAAAATTAAACAATTCTCTTTGGCTGAAAAAGAGTTGCTCGCACCATCAGATCGGCTTCTTTAA
- a CDS encoding competence/damage-inducible protein A, with protein MQNPTAAMLVIGDEILSGRTQDTNTQYLATALTDAGVDLKEARVVSDDADAIKQAASSLSATYDMVFTSGGIGPTHDDITADCIAAAFNAPIDIRADARALLEAHYERQGSELNAARLRMARIPEGASLIENPVSTAPGFTLGNVHVMAGVPSVFKAMVASVLPQITGGAPLQSKTLRIERGEGDIAAPLGALAARFPDLSFGSYPFQKNGLYGSNIVIRGSDPEQLENAFKALSADLGA; from the coding sequence ATGCAAAACCCAACAGCCGCAATGCTTGTCATCGGAGATGAGATTCTTTCCGGAAGAACCCAAGATACGAATACGCAATATTTGGCCACCGCGCTCACAGATGCCGGCGTTGATCTGAAAGAAGCGCGCGTGGTCAGCGATGATGCTGATGCCATCAAACAGGCCGCAAGCAGCCTTTCAGCAACTTATGATATGGTGTTTACGTCAGGCGGTATCGGGCCAACACATGACGATATTACCGCCGATTGCATCGCTGCGGCCTTCAACGCGCCGATCGATATTCGCGCGGATGCGCGTGCCCTGCTAGAGGCCCATTATGAACGCCAAGGCAGCGAACTCAACGCTGCCCGTCTGAGAATGGCGCGGATACCAGAAGGGGCAAGCCTGATTGAAAACCCGGTATCAACCGCCCCCGGCTTCACGCTTGGCAATGTGCATGTGATGGCCGGAGTGCCATCTGTTTTTAAAGCCATGGTGGCCAGCGTTCTACCACAGATCACAGGGGGTGCACCGCTGCAAAGTAAAACCCTGCGCATTGAGCGGGGTGAGGGTGATATTGCGGCGCCGCTGGGCGCGCTTGCAGCGCGCTTTCCCGATCTATCCTTTGGATCCTATCCTTTTCAAAAAAATGGTCTTTACGGCTCTAACATCGTGATAAGAGGCAGTGATCCTGAACAGTTAGAAAACGCTTTCAAAGCTTTATCTGCTGATTTAGGCGCGTGA